In the genome of Rhizobium etli 8C-3, one region contains:
- the odhB gene encoding 2-oxoglutarate dehydrogenase complex dihydrolipoyllysine-residue succinyltransferase has translation MATEIRVPTLGESVSEATVGTWFKKVGDAIKADEPILELETDKVTIEVPAPTSGTLSEIVAQAGETVGLGALLGQIAAGAAAPAAAPAKAAEPAMAASAQPTAAAPAAAAAAPVASAPAPASAMPAAPAAAKMLAENNLSADQVEGSGKRGQVLKGDVIAAVAKGLSAPAAAPAAPAAVRGPSTVEDAGREERVKMTRLRQTIAKRLKDAQNTAAMLTTYNEVDMKAVMDLRAKYKDVFEKKHGVKLGFMGFFTKAVTHALKELPAVNAEIDGTDIIYKNYCHIGMAVGTDKGLVVPIIRDADQMSIAEIEKDLGRLAKAARDGTLSMADMQGGTFTITNGGVYGSLMSSPILNAPQSGILGMHKIQERPVVVGGQIVIRPMMYLALSYDHRIVDGKEAVTFLVRVKESLEDPERLVLDL, from the coding sequence ATGGCCACAGAAATCCGCGTTCCAACTCTCGGTGAATCCGTCAGCGAGGCAACCGTCGGCACCTGGTTCAAGAAGGTTGGCGACGCCATCAAGGCCGATGAGCCGATTCTCGAGCTTGAAACCGACAAGGTGACCATCGAAGTACCGGCACCGACCTCCGGTACGCTTTCCGAAATCGTTGCCCAGGCCGGCGAAACCGTGGGCCTCGGCGCGCTGCTCGGCCAGATCGCCGCAGGCGCTGCAGCCCCGGCTGCCGCTCCTGCAAAGGCTGCCGAGCCGGCCATGGCTGCTTCGGCCCAGCCAACGGCCGCCGCTCCGGCTGCTGCCGCTGCGGCACCGGTTGCTTCTGCCCCGGCCCCGGCTTCCGCCATGCCGGCGGCGCCCGCTGCCGCCAAGATGCTTGCTGAAAACAATCTCTCGGCCGATCAGGTCGAAGGCAGTGGCAAGCGCGGCCAGGTGCTGAAGGGCGATGTGATCGCTGCCGTCGCCAAGGGCCTTTCCGCCCCGGCTGCTGCGCCGGCTGCTCCCGCTGCGGTCCGTGGGCCATCGACGGTTGAGGACGCCGGCCGCGAGGAGCGCGTGAAGATGACGCGCCTGCGCCAGACGATTGCCAAGCGCCTCAAGGATGCGCAGAACACCGCAGCCATGCTCACCACCTACAACGAGGTGGACATGAAGGCAGTCATGGACCTGCGCGCCAAGTACAAGGACGTCTTCGAAAAGAAGCATGGCGTGAAGCTCGGCTTCATGGGCTTCTTCACCAAGGCTGTGACGCACGCTCTGAAGGAACTGCCGGCCGTCAACGCCGAGATCGATGGCACCGACATCATCTACAAGAACTACTGCCACATCGGTATGGCTGTCGGCACAGACAAGGGCCTGGTCGTTCCGATCATCCGCGATGCCGACCAGATGTCGATTGCCGAGATCGAGAAGGATCTTGGCCGCCTTGCCAAGGCGGCGCGCGACGGCACGCTCTCGATGGCCGACATGCAGGGCGGCACCTTCACGATCACCAATGGCGGCGTCTACGGTTCGCTGATGTCCTCGCCGATCCTCAATGCGCCGCAGTCGGGCATTCTGGGCATGCACAAGATCCAGGAGCGTCCGGTCGTTGTCGGCGGTCAGATCGTCATCCGTCCGATGATGTATCTGGCACTCTCCTACGATCACCGCATTGTCGACGGCAAGGAAGCCGTGACCTTCCTCGTCCGCGTCAAGGAAAGCCTGGAAGATCCGGAGCGTCTGGTTCTCGATCTCTAA
- a CDS encoding YciI family protein: protein MAYFFLRLVPPRSRFPNDATAEEMAAMERHAEYWRHNAEAGSAIAVGPVFEGEGAWGMAVVSVEDREAAKALADADPIVRSSFGFHFEVLPMPSIILRPSAAGNE from the coding sequence ATGGCATATTTCTTCTTGAGACTTGTGCCGCCTCGTTCCCGCTTTCCGAACGACGCGACCGCGGAGGAGATGGCTGCGATGGAACGGCATGCCGAATATTGGCGCCACAACGCAGAAGCGGGATCGGCAATTGCTGTCGGCCCCGTCTTCGAGGGCGAAGGCGCCTGGGGCATGGCGGTCGTCTCAGTCGAGGATCGAGAGGCCGCGAAGGCGCTTGCCGATGCAGATCCGATCGTCCGCTCCAGTTTCGGTTTCCACTTCGAAGTTTTACCCATGCCCTCGATCATTCTCCGGCCGTCTGCTGCCGGAAACGAATAA
- a CDS encoding 2-oxoglutarate dehydrogenase E1 component: protein MARQEANEQFQITSFLDGANAAYIEQLYARYEEDPSSVDDQWRTFFKALEDDPNDVKKAAKGASWRKKNWPIQAGGDLVSALDGDWGTVEKVIETKVKAKAEAAGKPTDGADILQATRDSVRAIMMIRAYRMRGHLHAKLDPLGIAVPVEDYKELSPEAYGFSPADYDRKIFIDNVLGLEYATIPQMIEILERTYCSTLGVEFMHMSNPEEKAWIQERIEGPDKGVAFTPEGKKAILAKLVEAEGYEQFLDVKFKGTKRFGLDGGESLIPALEQILKRGGHLGLKEAVFGMAHRGRLNVLSQVMGKPHRAIFHEFKGGSYAPDEVEGSGDVKYHLGASSDREFDGNKVHVSLTANPSHLEIVDPVVMGKARAKQDMSATVWEGDVIPLSERAKILPLLIHGDAAFAGQGVIAEILGLSGLRGHRVAGTMHVIINNQIGFTTNPAFSRSSPYPSDVAKMIEAPIFHVNGDDPEAVVYAAKIATEFRMKFHKPVVIDMFCYRRYGHNEGDEPSFTQPKMYKVIRGHKTVFQLYAERLVAQGLLTEGEVEKMKADWRAHLEQEFEAGQSYKPNKADWLDGEWSGLRTADNADEQRRGKTAVPMKQLKEIGRKLSEVPAGFNAHRTIQRFMENRANMIQTGEGIDWAMGEALAFGALCLEGHKIRLSGQDCERGTFSQRHSVLYDQETEARYIPLANLSPTQARYEVINSMLSEEAVLGFEYGYSLARPNALTLWEAQFGDFANGAQVVFDQFISSGERKWLRMSGLVCLLPHGYEGQGPEHSSARLERFLQLCAEDNMQVANVTTPANYFHILRRQLKRDFRKPLILMTPKSLLRHKRAVSSLAEMAGESSFHRLLWDDAEVIKDGPIKLQKDNKIRRVVMCSGKVYYDLLEEREKRGIDDVYLLRVEQLYPFPAKALINELSRFRNAEMVWCQEEPKNMGAWSFIDPYLEWVLAHIDAKYQRVRYTGRPAAASPATGLMSKHLSQLAAFLEDALGG, encoded by the coding sequence ATGGCACGGCAAGAAGCCAACGAGCAGTTTCAGATCACCTCGTTTCTGGATGGCGCCAATGCTGCCTATATCGAGCAGCTCTATGCGCGTTACGAAGAAGATCCGTCATCGGTCGACGATCAGTGGCGGACCTTCTTCAAGGCGCTGGAGGACGATCCGAACGATGTGAAGAAGGCGGCCAAGGGCGCTTCTTGGCGCAAGAAGAACTGGCCGATTCAGGCCGGCGGCGATCTCGTATCTGCGCTCGACGGGGATTGGGGCACGGTCGAGAAGGTCATCGAAACCAAGGTAAAGGCAAAGGCCGAAGCTGCCGGCAAGCCGACCGACGGCGCCGACATTCTCCAGGCGACGCGCGATTCCGTGCGTGCCATCATGATGATCCGCGCCTATCGCATGCGCGGCCATCTGCATGCCAAGCTCGATCCGCTTGGCATCGCTGTACCGGTCGAAGACTATAAGGAACTGTCGCCGGAAGCTTACGGCTTCAGCCCGGCCGACTACGATCGCAAGATCTTCATCGACAACGTGCTTGGCCTCGAATACGCGACCATCCCGCAGATGATCGAGATCCTCGAGCGAACCTATTGCTCGACCCTTGGCGTCGAGTTCATGCACATGTCCAATCCGGAAGAGAAGGCCTGGATTCAGGAACGAATCGAAGGGCCCGACAAGGGCGTGGCGTTCACACCGGAAGGCAAGAAGGCGATCCTTGCCAAGCTCGTCGAAGCGGAAGGCTACGAACAGTTCCTCGACGTCAAGTTCAAGGGCACCAAGCGCTTCGGCCTCGATGGCGGTGAATCACTGATCCCGGCACTTGAGCAGATCCTAAAGCGTGGCGGTCACCTCGGCCTGAAGGAAGCCGTGTTCGGCATGGCCCATCGCGGCCGCTTGAACGTGCTCAGCCAGGTCATGGGAAAGCCGCATCGCGCCATCTTCCATGAGTTCAAGGGTGGTTCCTATGCGCCCGACGAGGTCGAAGGTTCCGGCGACGTGAAGTACCATCTCGGTGCATCTTCCGACCGCGAATTCGACGGCAACAAGGTACACGTTTCGCTGACGGCAAACCCCTCGCATCTTGAAATCGTCGACCCCGTCGTCATGGGAAAGGCGCGCGCCAAGCAGGACATGAGTGCTACCGTCTGGGAAGGCGACGTCATTCCGCTCTCTGAGCGCGCCAAGATTTTGCCGTTGCTGATCCACGGCGATGCAGCTTTTGCCGGCCAGGGCGTCATCGCTGAAATTCTCGGCCTTTCAGGACTTCGCGGCCACCGTGTCGCCGGCACGATGCATGTCATCATCAACAACCAGATCGGCTTTACGACGAACCCGGCCTTCTCCCGTTCGTCGCCCTATCCGTCGGACGTGGCGAAGATGATCGAGGCGCCGATCTTCCACGTCAACGGCGACGATCCGGAAGCTGTGGTCTACGCCGCGAAAATCGCGACCGAGTTCCGCATGAAATTCCACAAGCCGGTCGTCATCGACATGTTCTGCTACCGCCGCTACGGCCACAACGAAGGCGACGAACCGTCCTTCACCCAGCCGAAGATGTACAAGGTCATCCGTGGCCACAAGACGGTGTTCCAGCTTTACGCCGAGCGTCTTGTTGCGCAAGGCCTGCTGACCGAAGGCGAAGTCGAGAAGATGAAGGCCGACTGGCGCGCTCATCTCGAACAGGAGTTCGAGGCCGGGCAGTCCTACAAGCCGAACAAGGCCGACTGGCTGGACGGCGAATGGTCTGGTCTGCGCACAGCCGACAACGCCGATGAGCAGCGCCGTGGCAAGACGGCAGTGCCGATGAAACAGTTGAAGGAGATCGGCCGCAAGCTCTCGGAAGTCCCCGCGGGCTTCAACGCGCACCGCACGATCCAGCGCTTCATGGAAAACCGGGCCAACATGATCCAGACGGGCGAAGGCATCGACTGGGCAATGGGCGAAGCGCTCGCTTTTGGCGCACTCTGCCTCGAAGGACACAAGATCCGCCTTTCGGGTCAAGATTGCGAACGCGGCACCTTCTCGCAGCGCCATTCGGTCCTTTACGATCAGGAGACGGAAGCGCGTTACATTCCGCTCGCCAACCTGTCGCCGACGCAGGCCCGCTACGAGGTCATCAACTCGATGCTCTCCGAAGAGGCCGTGCTCGGCTTCGAATACGGTTATTCGCTGGCGCGGCCGAACGCCCTCACGCTCTGGGAAGCGCAGTTCGGCGACTTCGCAAATGGTGCGCAGGTCGTCTTCGACCAGTTCATTTCCTCGGGCGAACGCAAGTGGCTGCGCATGTCGGGTCTCGTCTGCCTGCTGCCGCATGGTTACGAAGGCCAGGGTCCGGAACATTCTTCGGCCCGCCTGGAACGCTTCCTGCAGCTTTGTGCCGAAGACAACATGCAGGTTGCCAACGTCACGACCCCGGCGAACTACTTCCACATCCTGCGCCGTCAGTTGAAACGCGACTTCCGCAAGCCGCTGATCCTGATGACGCCGAAGTCGTTGCTGCGCCACAAGCGGGCCGTTTCGAGCCTCGCGGAGATGGCCGGCGAATCCTCCTTCCACCGCCTTTTGTGGGATGATGCAGAGGTCATCAAGGACGGACCGATCAAGCTGCAGAAAGACAACAAGATCCGCCGCGTCGTCATGTGCTCCGGCAAGGTCTATTATGATCTTCTGGAGGAACGCGAAAAGCGCGGCATCGACGATGTCTATCTGCTGCGCGTCGAACAGCTCTACCCGTTCCCGGCCAAGGCGCTCATCAACGAGCTCTCCCGCTTCCGCAATGCCGAAATGGTCTGGTGCCAGGAAGAGCCGAAGAACATGGGCGCATGGTCGTTCATCGATCCGTATCTCGAATGGGTTCTTGCCCACATCGACGCGAAGTATCAGCGCGTCCGCTACACCGGACGTCCGGCTGCCGCTTCGCCGGCAACGGGGTTGATGTCCAAGCATCTGTCGCAGCTCGCGGCATTCCTTGAGGATGCGCTGGGCGGCTGA
- the sucD gene encoding succinate--CoA ligase subunit alpha: MSILVNKNTKVLVQGLTGKTGTFHTEQALAYYGTKMVGGIHPKKGGETWGSLEGEAHLPIFASVAEGKEKTGADASVIYVPPAGAAEAIIEAIEAEIPLIICITEGIPVEDMIKVKSKLDKSKSRLIGPNCPGVLTPEECKIGIMPGSIFKKGSVGVLSRSGTLTYEAVFQTSNEGLGQTTAVGIGGDPVKGTEFIDVLEMFLADDETKSIIMIGEIGGSAEEDAAQFLKDEAKRGRKKPMVGFIAGRTAPPGRTMGHAGAVISGGKGGAEDKIAAMEAAGITVSPSPARLGKTLVEVLKG; this comes from the coding sequence ATGTCCATTCTCGTCAACAAGAACACCAAGGTCCTGGTCCAGGGCCTGACCGGCAAGACCGGCACTTTCCACACCGAGCAGGCGCTTGCCTATTACGGCACCAAGATGGTCGGCGGCATTCATCCGAAGAAGGGTGGCGAGACCTGGGGGTCGCTCGAAGGCGAGGCACATCTGCCGATCTTCGCCTCCGTCGCCGAGGGCAAGGAAAAGACTGGTGCCGACGCATCGGTGATCTACGTGCCGCCGGCCGGCGCCGCCGAGGCGATCATCGAGGCGATCGAGGCGGAAATCCCGCTCATCATCTGCATCACCGAAGGCATTCCGGTCGAGGACATGATCAAGGTCAAGTCGAAGCTCGACAAATCGAAGTCGCGACTGATCGGTCCGAACTGCCCGGGTGTCCTGACACCTGAGGAATGCAAGATCGGCATCATGCCGGGTTCCATCTTCAAAAAAGGTTCGGTCGGCGTTCTCTCGCGCTCCGGCACGCTGACCTATGAAGCCGTCTTCCAGACCTCGAATGAGGGTCTCGGCCAAACGACGGCAGTCGGCATCGGCGGCGACCCGGTCAAGGGCACCGAATTCATCGACGTACTCGAGATGTTCCTGGCCGACGACGAAACCAAGTCGATCATCATGATCGGCGAAATCGGCGGATCGGCCGAAGAAGACGCGGCGCAGTTCCTCAAGGACGAAGCCAAGCGCGGACGCAAGAAGCCGATGGTCGGCTTCATCGCCGGGCGTACGGCACCTCCCGGCCGCACCATGGGCCATGCCGGCGCCGTGATTTCCGGCGGCAAGGGCGGCGCGGAAGACAAGATCGCGGCCATGGAAGCGGCCGGCATCACGGTGTCGCCGTCTCCGGCTCGTCTCGGCAAGACGCTGGTTGAAGTCCTCAAGGGCTGA
- the sucC gene encoding ADP-forming succinate--CoA ligase subunit beta, with the protein MNIHEYQAKALLKSYGAPVAEGVAIFKADEAEAAAKQLPGPLYVVKSQIHAGGRGKGKFKELPPEAKGGVRLAKSIDEVVANSKEMLGNTLVTKQTGPAGKQVNRLYIEDGADIDRELYLSILVDRSVGQVAFVVSTEGGMDIETVAHDTPEKIITVAIDPANGVTAEDSKKLADALNLQGEARKDGDTLFPILYKAFVEKDMSLLEVNPLIVMKNGRLRVLDAKVSFDGNALFRHEDIVALRDKTEEDEKEIEASKYDLAYVALDGNIGCMVNGAGLAMATMDIIKLYGAEPANFLDVGGGASKEKVTAAFKIITADPAVKGILVNIFGGIMRCDVIAEGVIAAVKEVGLQVPLVVRLEGTNVELGKKIIRDSGLNVIPADDLDDAAKKIVAAVKGN; encoded by the coding sequence ATGAACATTCATGAATATCAGGCCAAGGCTCTGCTGAAGAGCTATGGCGCACCGGTCGCTGAAGGTGTGGCCATCTTCAAGGCCGACGAAGCCGAGGCTGCGGCAAAGCAATTGCCTGGTCCGCTCTACGTCGTGAAAAGCCAGATCCACGCCGGCGGCCGCGGCAAGGGTAAATTCAAGGAGCTTCCGCCGGAAGCCAAAGGTGGCGTTCGCCTTGCGAAGTCGATCGACGAAGTCGTCGCCAATTCCAAGGAAATGCTCGGCAATACGCTGGTCACCAAGCAGACCGGCCCGGCCGGCAAGCAGGTCAACCGCCTCTACATCGAAGACGGCGCCGATATCGACCGCGAACTCTATCTCTCGATACTCGTCGACCGTTCCGTCGGTCAGGTTGCCTTCGTCGTTTCGACGGAAGGCGGCATGGATATCGAGACCGTTGCACACGACACACCCGAGAAGATTATCACCGTTGCCATCGACCCCGCAAACGGCGTGACGGCTGAGGACAGCAAGAAGCTTGCGGATGCGCTCAATCTTCAAGGCGAAGCTCGCAAGGATGGCGACACGCTGTTCCCGATCCTCTACAAGGCTTTCGTCGAAAAGGACATGAGCCTGCTCGAAGTCAATCCGCTGATCGTCATGAAGAACGGTCGCCTGCGCGTGCTCGACGCCAAGGTATCCTTCGACGGCAATGCGCTCTTCCGTCACGAAGACATCGTCGCGCTGCGCGACAAAACGGAAGAAGACGAGAAGGAAATCGAAGCCTCCAAATACGACCTTGCATATGTTGCCCTCGACGGCAATATCGGCTGCATGGTCAATGGTGCGGGCCTTGCCATGGCAACCATGGACATCATCAAGCTCTACGGCGCCGAGCCTGCGAACTTCCTCGATGTCGGTGGCGGTGCCTCGAAGGAGAAGGTCACCGCGGCCTTCAAGATCATCACCGCCGATCCGGCCGTGAAGGGCATCCTGGTCAATATCTTCGGCGGCATCATGCGCTGCGACGTCATCGCCGAAGGCGTGATCGCGGCGGTCAAGGAAGTCGGCCTCCAGGTGCCGCTCGTCGTCCGTCTCGAAGGCACCAACGTGGAACTCGGCAAGAAAATCATACGAGACAGCGGGCTGAACGTGATCCCTGCCGACGATCTTGACGACGCGGCGAAGAAGATCGTCGCTGCTGTGAAAGGGAACTAA
- the mdh gene encoding malate dehydrogenase encodes MARNKIALIGSGMIGGTLAHLAGLKELGDIVLFDIADGIPQGKGLDIAQSSPVEGFDANLTGASDYSAIEGADVCIVTAGVPRKPGMSRDDLLGINLKVMEQVGAGIKKYAPNAFVICITNPLDAMVWALQKFSGLPANKVVGMAGVLDSSRFRLFLAKEFNVSVQDVTAFVLGGHGDTMVPLARYSTVAGIPLTDLITMGWVTKERLEEIIQRTRDGGAEIVGLLKTGSAYYAPAASAIEMAEAYLKDKKRVLPCAAHLSGQYGVKDMYVGVPTVIGAGGVERVIEIDLNKAEKEAFDKSVGAVAGLCEACINIAPALK; translated from the coding sequence ATGGCGCGTAACAAGATCGCACTTATCGGTTCTGGCATGATTGGTGGCACGCTGGCGCATCTCGCCGGCCTGAAAGAGCTCGGCGACATCGTCCTCTTCGACATTGCCGACGGCATTCCACAGGGCAAGGGCCTCGATATCGCCCAGTCGTCCCCGGTCGAAGGCTTCGACGCCAATCTGACAGGCGCCAGCGACTATTCCGCGATCGAAGGCGCAGATGTCTGCATCGTCACAGCCGGCGTTCCGCGCAAGCCGGGCATGAGCCGCGACGACCTTCTCGGCATCAACCTCAAGGTCATGGAGCAGGTCGGCGCCGGCATCAAGAAATATGCCCCGAACGCCTTCGTCATCTGCATTACAAATCCGCTCGACGCCATGGTCTGGGCGCTGCAGAAGTTTTCCGGCCTTCCGGCCAACAAGGTCGTCGGCATGGCCGGCGTTCTCGACAGCTCGCGCTTTCGCCTCTTCCTCGCCAAGGAATTCAACGTTTCCGTTCAGGACGTCACTGCTTTCGTTCTCGGCGGCCACGGCGACACGATGGTCCCGCTTGCTCGCTACTCCACCGTTGCCGGCATTCCGCTCACCGACCTCATCACCATGGGTTGGGTCACCAAGGAACGGCTTGAGGAAATCATCCAGCGCACCCGTGACGGCGGCGCCGAAATCGTGGGCCTCCTGAAGACCGGTTCGGCCTACTACGCTCCGGCAGCCTCGGCAATCGAGATGGCCGAGGCCTACCTCAAGGACAAAAAGCGCGTTCTGCCCTGCGCGGCGCATCTCTCCGGCCAATACGGTGTCAAGGACATGTATGTCGGCGTTCCGACAGTCATCGGTGCCGGCGGCGTCGAACGCGTCATCGAGATCGACCTCAACAAGGCCGAGAAGGAAGCCTTCGACAAGTCCGTCGGCGCTGTCGCCGGCCTGTGTGAAGCCTGCATCAACATCGCGCCCGCGCTGAAGTAA
- the zapE gene encoding cell division protein ZapE — protein MQPIPDYTSSVSEHLKSLTASGALQIDSAQMDVAKSLDRVLFELKRRRPAAKSSSLGWLFASKKKPSEGIKGLYIHGSVGRGKTMLMDIFYRMAPCSKKRRAHFHEFMADVHNRIAAHRLKLKNGETKQADPVPPVAAALYQEAELLCFDEFTVTDIADAMILSRLFLELFARGCVLVATSNVEPDNLYKDGLNRGLFLPFIGLLKKNVEVVTLDSPTDYRMEKLNSQPVYLTPIDERTDMAMDASWAQALDGRKAQSLEIPMKGRSIHVPLAADRMARFSFADLCEKPLGAADFLAIAKRFDTIYVDRIPRLGPDKRNQAKRFIILVDTLYDHGVRLHASAAAMPEDLLIERRGTEGFEFNRTASRLFEMRSAEYLAMHHKKHAAE, from the coding sequence ATGCAGCCTATCCCCGACTACACTTCAAGCGTCAGCGAGCACTTGAAATCGCTGACGGCCTCTGGCGCTCTCCAGATCGATTCAGCACAGATGGATGTGGCAAAAAGCCTCGATCGGGTGCTTTTCGAACTGAAGCGCCGCCGCCCGGCTGCCAAATCCAGCTCGCTCGGCTGGCTCTTCGCTTCGAAGAAAAAACCGAGCGAAGGCATCAAGGGACTTTATATTCACGGCAGCGTCGGGCGTGGCAAGACGATGCTGATGGATATCTTCTACCGCATGGCGCCCTGCTCGAAGAAACGCCGCGCGCACTTCCACGAATTCATGGCCGATGTCCACAACCGCATCGCCGCGCACCGGCTCAAGCTGAAGAACGGCGAGACAAAGCAGGCCGATCCCGTGCCGCCCGTGGCGGCTGCACTTTACCAGGAGGCCGAACTCCTCTGCTTCGATGAGTTTACGGTGACCGACATCGCTGATGCGATGATCCTCTCGCGGCTGTTCTTGGAGCTTTTTGCGCGCGGCTGCGTGCTCGTCGCGACCTCGAATGTCGAGCCCGACAATCTCTACAAGGACGGCCTCAATCGCGGTCTCTTCCTGCCCTTCATCGGGCTCCTCAAGAAGAATGTCGAGGTCGTGACGCTCGACTCCCCGACGGATTACCGGATGGAGAAGCTGAACAGCCAGCCGGTCTATCTGACGCCGATAGACGAGCGGACGGATATGGCGATGGACGCGTCCTGGGCACAGGCGCTGGATGGACGCAAGGCGCAATCTCTCGAAATTCCGATGAAAGGTCGCTCGATCCATGTGCCGCTCGCGGCCGATCGCATGGCACGCTTTTCCTTTGCCGATCTCTGCGAGAAACCGCTCGGTGCTGCCGATTTTCTCGCAATCGCCAAGCGTTTCGATACGATCTATGTCGATCGCATCCCGAGGCTCGGTCCGGACAAGCGGAACCAGGCCAAGCGTTTCATCATCCTAGTCGACACGCTCTACGACCACGGCGTTCGCCTTCATGCATCGGCTGCGGCAATGCCGGAAGACCTGCTGATCGAACGGCGGGGAACGGAAGGCTTTGAATTCAATCGTACGGCATCGCGTCTTTTCGAGATGCGCAGCGCAGAATATCTCGCAATGCACCATAAAAAGCATGCCGCCGAGTGA
- a CDS encoding protease inhibitor Inh/omp19 family protein — protein sequence MQLRYAMTGVAVVLSLAGCQRTAYDNASYSSPAPLTAQPVPSVQGGQLPPPAGASQFPAAPTAAPALPGQSGAMAASALDVSKESMVGSWRVNGRCDMFLTLTNLGSGSRGGTRGCVGELTAMGSWEVSGKQVLLKDRSGNQIGSVYKTADNSFSGQTSTGQPITLSR from the coding sequence ATGCAGTTGCGATATGCGATGACGGGTGTGGCGGTTGTTCTGTCATTGGCGGGCTGCCAGCGCACGGCATATGACAATGCGAGTTACAGCTCGCCGGCACCGCTGACCGCCCAGCCTGTTCCGTCCGTCCAGGGCGGGCAGCTTCCGCCACCGGCAGGCGCCTCGCAGTTTCCCGCCGCTCCGACGGCAGCGCCTGCCCTTCCGGGCCAGTCGGGTGCCATGGCAGCCAGCGCGCTTGATGTCTCCAAGGAATCGATGGTCGGCAGCTGGCGCGTCAACGGCAGGTGCGACATGTTCCTGACGCTGACAAATCTCGGCAGCGGCTCACGTGGCGGCACGCGCGGCTGCGTCGGCGAGCTGACGGCGATGGGCTCCTGGGAAGTCTCCGGCAAGCAGGTCCTTCTCAAGGATCGCAGCGGCAACCAGATCGGCAGCGTCTACAAGACCGCCGACAACAGCTTCAGTGGCCAGACGAGCACCGGCCAACCGATCACTCTCAGCCGGTAA
- a CDS encoding succinate dehydrogenase iron-sulfur subunit, giving the protein MVELALPKNSQMREGKVWPKPAGAKNTREFRVYRWSPDDGQNPSIDTFYIDVDDCGPMVLDGLLYIKNKIDPTLTLRRSCREGICGSCAMNIDGTNTLACTKGMDDIKGTVKIYPLPHLPVVKDLVPDLTNFYAQHRSIEPWLKTVSPAPAKEWKQSHEDRQKLDGLYECILCACCSTSCPSYWWNGDRYLGPAVLLQAYRWLIDSRDEATGERLDGLEDPFRLYRCHTIMNCAQTCPKGLNPAKAIAEIKKMMVERRV; this is encoded by the coding sequence ATGGTTGAACTTGCTCTCCCCAAGAACTCTCAGATGCGCGAAGGCAAGGTCTGGCCGAAGCCGGCGGGTGCGAAGAACACCCGTGAGTTTCGCGTCTACCGCTGGAGCCCGGATGATGGCCAGAACCCTTCGATCGACACCTTCTATATCGATGTCGACGACTGTGGTCCGATGGTTCTCGACGGGCTGCTCTACATCAAGAACAAGATCGATCCGACGTTGACGCTGCGCCGTTCCTGTCGCGAGGGCATCTGCGGTTCCTGCGCGATGAATATCGACGGCACGAACACGCTTGCCTGCACCAAGGGCATGGATGACATCAAAGGAACGGTTAAAATCTATCCACTGCCGCATTTGCCGGTGGTGAAGGATCTCGTGCCGGACCTGACGAATTTCTATGCGCAGCACCGCTCGATCGAACCCTGGCTTAAGACCGTATCTCCGGCCCCTGCCAAGGAATGGAAGCAGAGCCACGAGGATCGCCAGAAGCTCGACGGCCTCTACGAGTGCATCCTGTGCGCCTGCTGCTCGACCTCCTGTCCGAGTTACTGGTGGAACGGCGATCGCTATCTGGGCCCGGCCGTCCTGCTGCAGGCCTATCGCTGGCTGATCGATTCCAGAGACGAGGCGACCGGAGAGCGGCTTGACGGCCTCGAAGATCCGTTCCGGCTTTATCGCTGCCACACGATCATGAACTGTGCGCAGACCTGCCCCAAGGGTCTCAATCCGGCAAAGGCCATAGCCGAGATCAAGAAGATGATGGTTGAGCGCCGGGTCTGA